In the Hermetia illucens chromosome 1, iHerIll2.2.curated.20191125, whole genome shotgun sequence genome, TTGTCGACGTTGGAGACCTTCGATATCTTCAACGACGTATCGGTCGAACCTTAAGACTTTCGAAATTACATACGGCCCTCGATATCGCGGCTCCAgctttcgagaaaaccccgtcGAAGGAGCAACGTTGGTAATCACGACCAGATCATCCTCCTGATATTGAGAAGGCTTCTTGCGCTGCCTATCGAATCGCTGCTTCCATTTTGCCTGCTCGGCTTCAATCGCTTTAGTTGCCCTTTCCCGTCGGATATCGATACTTTCTTGTGAATCGTTCGCTTCATCGTGGATGGCTTGTACGAGACGGTTATGAACAACGTCCCGCAATCGAAAATCGAATATGAGATCGTTCGGACTATATTTGGTCGTTGCATTTGTATTGCTGTTCAAAGTCCACTGGATGTCGCGGATAGCTGTGTCCCAATCTGAATCGCTTACACAGCTGGCTCGAAGACATTTGCAAACCGTTCGAACAATTCTTTCAATTGAGCCGTTGGCTCGAGGTGTTCGAACAGCTGTTTGAATGTGTTGGATCCCGTTTAATTTAGAGTATTCGGCAAAGTTGTGAGAAGTGAAAGCCGTGCCTCGATCGGTGACGACAATAGCTGGTAGCCCAAAATACGAAGTCAATTCATTCAACGCTCGTATTACTGGCTGGGTGTTTACGCTACGGACGGCTTTTAAGACTGTAAATTTAGTAAAAGGATCGGTGATCCCCAGGATATATTGATTTCCTCGTGACGTCTTCGGCAGTGGTCCTACATGATCCAGGTGCAATCGCATGAAGGGAATAGGTTTCACAGTGTCGATGTATAGCTGCCCTTCGGCCTTCCCTGTCACCGTCTTATTGTACACGCATTCCATGCATGCTGATATATATGATTTgacatattttcacattttcggGAACCAAAAATCTTTCCTCAACCGATCTAAAGTTTTCTCCGCAGCAAAGTGTCCCATGTCATCGTGGTACGTACGCACTACTCTCCATCGCATTGCCGTCGGTACAACGAATCTCAACTGATCGTCAACTTTGCGGTACAAACGGTTATTTTTGTAAACGAGCTCATTCCTTGAAGAActttgacaatatttgctaactTCATATCCTGCAGCTGGATGGTCGTCAAGAAATCGTGTTCATCGAGTTCCACCTTAAGGACGAGGTCGGCGACTGTCTTGGTTGGGTTTGGAGGCTCTACGGGTGCTCTGCTCAGAGCGTCTACATGTCGCATGCGGTCAGCACTTCGATGGATGTATTCACAATCGAATTCCTGAAGACGTAGCCACCATCTAGCAATGTGAGGATGTAACGGCGTTTTATTTTTCGTAGATGTTATTGCAGCACAATCAGTAATGACACGAAACCTCTTTCCGATCAAAAACATTCTGAACCGTTCCAGGCTGTCGACTATGGCTAGAACCTCTAGCTCATGACTGTGATATTTCGCTTCGGTCTCCGAGCACTTCCGACTGAAGTACATGACAGGTTTTAACCCGTTGTCGCTCTCTTGAAGTAACACTCCAGCAATTCCATTCGAACTCGCGTCCGTGTGGACTTCGTGCTTCGTGACGTCGTAGATCTCTAAAATCGGTGGATGATAAAGAGCTCTTCGTAAGGTATCGAATGCTTCCTGTATCGAATGCATCCTTCGTTTTCAGCAATCGAGTTAACGGTAAAGCTATCTGAGCATATCCTTGAACGAATCGTCGAAAGAAACTAGTTAGTCCAAGAAACAGTCGAACCTCGGTTCGATTACTAGGTGTAGGGAATTTCTGGATTGCATCGGTTTTCACTTCACCGGGTAGAAGACCTTCCTTAGTGATTCGATGTCCCAAAAAGGATACTTCGGTCGCTAAAAATgtacatttctttatatttaatgTCATACCGAATTCCGCTAATATTCCTAAGAACTCATCCAACGCTTCCAAgccttctttgatatttttgctCGGTATGATGATTTCGTCAACATAAGATACTACTCGTCGTTTCATTCTCGATGTGATTTTTCGGATTtctctttggaatttgaatgGAGCGTTGGTCAATCCAAATGGAGCTACGTTGAATTCATATTGGCGAAAGCCGTATACTTTTTCGATGATTCGGCAATCGGGATTTGGTAATATCCTGAAATGAAATCCAGCGTAGTAAAGAAGGAATTTCCGGCCAATTGTGCCACTTGCTCTTCCACACTGGGAACTGGGAATGGTTCCTTCACTGTAATCGCGTTTAATGCTCGATAATCGATACAAAGCCGGTCTGTACCATCTGATTTCGCGACCAGTATCACCGGAGATGAATATTCCGACTCGCTCGGTCGAATTATTCCAGCTATTAGTAGCTCGTCgatcatttcttccactttcaaTCGCTTCGGGAACGGAACCTTGTAAGGCGGTCGACTGACTGGTTTGCTGGTTGTAACACGGATTTCCATTTCGGTGGAATTTGAACGACCGATCGTTGATAAATTAGTAGAAAAACACTTATGCCGTTTTTCCAATACTTCAGACAGTTGTTCTTTATCGATTGATGATATTGGTCCGGTTCGTATGTTCTCGAATTccgatttcattttaaattcacgACCACGAATTGTGCAGCACCTACCTTCTTGCAGTAGAATATCGGTTCCAATGAGTATCGGCTTATCCATCTGCTCGTCGTCCACGATATACAAAACTCCCTCCAGTATCACGTCGTCAATTCTGATTGttgcaattattttcttattgcaaaggTACCACCGCTACACCGAACCCTTTAAGTTATTGTGCTGGCTCGAATTGTTTAATCTGTCCAATTCGTTGAGCCTCAGACTGTCTGATCAAAGAACAGCTACTTGCTGAGTCCACAATACACTCAAATTCATCGTCGCCTATTTCCACTGGCTTCGTTAGCAATTTGTTGTCTGTGTGTTGTGCTATAGGATTTATTGTCTCTCGGCGGTTGGCTTCTGTTCGCGCGGCTGTCGGGCAGTCATTCTGCACATGGCCAGTTCTATTGCATTTCACGCATCGTCGTCTTGGTTGCGGCTTCGGACAGTTCAACGACAAATGCCCTCTTTCGAAACAATTGTAACATAGCCTCGAGCTTTGATTTGCAGCATTCAGCAGCGGCGGCGATCGGAGTATATTTGTTCGTTCACCCCGAACGCTATTGGAACTATCGTTCGTTCCCGGATCGTTCGCTACAAATCGTGGTATGGCCACTAGCATTTCGCTCGGCGTGTTGAAATGCATCGTGGCTATGGCAGTTTGTAATGGTTTCATACAAAGCCCTCGTCGTATGTAATACACGATCGTTTCGTCGTCAAGCTTCGCCCGTCGTCCCATTGCGCAGACGCGGAAAAAATATTCTTCGATTGTTTCGTTGTGTGCGCGACGGCTGCTATCGAGCCGCTGTCGCATATCTTCTGTCGTAAATCGACTGGGGAAATctgcaattagcgctttggagaATTCTTCCCACGTTGCAAACGTCGTTTGCAATCCGTCAATCCATCGTTTCGCCGGGCCTTTCAACTTAGCCTGAGCGGCAAACAGAACGAGGTATTCCTCCCAGTGATATACCTGAGCCAATTTTTCAATTCGGTCGATGAATTGTTCGGCTGATGGGGACACATCGTCGAACGGGTTAAATGttggtagaatcccgataacatCTCGTGGTTGAAATACGTATTCCGCGGTCGGTTGACGAGTTGACGTCATCGTCTCGTTGCGCTGTCGTAGTGTCGGCTCGATATCGCCGAAAGCCGTTGAATGAGTCGGTGCGGTAATATTGAATGGTGTGCGCTGATGATGGGCTTCGGCAATAGCATCATCGTCCTGGGGTAGGACAGCTGATGGAACGGGTGGAACAGGTGGTACGGGTGGTACACCGACTTGGCCATTTTTAATGGCCGCCATTATTGACGCCACATTTTCCACCAAAGCGGAAACCGTCTGTCGAAGGTCGTCGTCATTGTCCTCGATTTCGTTGTCGGATAATTCGATTTCATCGCTACCTTCACTGTCGATCAACCGCTTCACTAAATCCGATTTTCGCCCGGCCGATCTCAACTCCCGGTCGCGCAGCAACTTCCGTAATACCGGGCACGTTAAATCTGCAATTGCGAATTTTTGTCGCGGCATTTTGCATTCACCGAAACCGAAAAGGAAGATCCCACTTCTGATCTGTCAAAGGGGCCGAGACAGAAAGCAAAGTCTTTAACTGATTtacaagaattgtttatttcacgtttttaaACACGGAACATATTGTGGTCCATATCGGTCGGCGTCTCGAACTCGACTCTTTGCTACCCATCGTTGTGGTCGCGATTGCTCGTTTGTGACAGAAACAATAAAATGGCTAGGACAACTAGGCGaattgagcatggggaggttaaaatctccgcagagGAAGAGAGGGAGGAAAGGGAATTTGGCAGTAAGGGGAGACCAAAAAAGCCTTCGTACAGAGGGCTAGAATAGGGGATGTAGATACAAAATGCAATAAACGGGTGGGAGTTAGGCGAGGGACACGTAGGGCAACGCAGTCATATGGTGCGCCGGGTTGATCTTTAATTGCAATTATGATTTCACCACCAGTGCACTTACACGACACAGCGCGTTCACTGCCACCCTTCAGATTGCTGAAGCCTCAGACCCAGAATTTTCTCTGATGCTGGAATGGAGATAAGGATGATGCttacacttaataccagatgcaaagctgaaagatctgggagtagggaacatactaaagttcctaacagttacaggcctgcttgggatactatgatcaataggtacactataaccagtaaaaggggcacaatagttcttcaaggacgcggtgcgactttccgttaacagaataataattataaggatgatgctgaacaaAGGAGGTATGTCCAATTATTGGTTACCTAGGCCTGAGCATGGGAAGGACGAAGGAAGTGATCCTCCTGAAGAGGTCTTAGGCCTTAGGGGCGGCGGGAATAGAAATACAGTGAAATGACTGAAATCAATGTTATCTTAGAGGGGCTCGTATGGGTCTCAGAGTGGATGTCTTATCCCTTGTATTTATCCTAACTGGAGTACGGTGTTCAATCAACAGACAAACTTCCAAATTCCTATACGTCTCGGGGATCTAAGATTGTTTTAGCCCAAACGCTTCCTTGTCTATCTATTGAATGCAGATCCAGAAGCAgaagcaacaaaacaaatacaaattaaACGGAAGAAAATCTTAATTCGATTGAACTCCATTCCATTGAAGATTCCGTCTTCTCACCGCAGCGGCAAGTTTATCAAACCCAACAGATTCTTGTCGGAAAGGTTACCTCTTCTATTGTGCGCCGTAAAGGTCATCAATGTCGATCGACTACCTTGAATTACGGACTTGTTCGATCAGCAAAGGTGCTGTTCGTGATTTTTCAACTGAACTCTGCACAATAAAGTTGAAGGTGGTAGCTTTGCATATTTTCGCGTTTCCGAtttttcgtggaaattttccaaCAGATTTTCAGTGATGGTTCTCAGTGTTTGGTGGTGATTCTGTGGAATGATTCTAGTGTTTTTGAAGGGATAAGGAGAGTAAAGTAAGAAATTTTGATAAGGTCCAGTCATCAAGCTTGGGACTAGTCATGATGCATCTAAATACAATCAAAAAATTTGTATTCAAGTTCAATTCAAAAGATATTTTCTTGGAGAACATAATTTACATATTTCATAGAATTATGGCCATGCCTACATGTGTGTTCAGAGGGGTGCAAACAGCTTTTCAATTCAATCAAAAGGTTCCCACCAGCATTTTGGAAAATGTTTTTTCCAGAATTATCTTATCTTGATAAATACATGCAAAACCACATTCCACGAATTAATGAGAATCACAACCGAATTTGTCTAGCCGCCGATTAGGCAGTATTTCAAGTGCAATTAGTCAACCCGTTATTTTGGGATCTTTTGCTAACCATCTTTCCGGTACCATCATCAATGCTGCAGATGAGCCAACATGTTTATTCTGAGAGCATGTCACCTGGCAAGCTCTTTTGAAGAGCTGTTGAAATGAAGCATGCTGTCCTTCGATTCGAAAATAATTTTGACAAAAACATAGTCTCGACACGATAGCATCTTTATGGCATTGTTTTCAAGATTCAGGTTTTCTTCAATCAAACATCATTTGCCATTATCGAAGGTAGTAAATTATTGACTAATAATATGTTCCTCTAAAACAAATTTCTTCTAAAGAAAAGGCCCCACAACTCAGTAAATTTTATCGCTGCGGATCATCTCAACTCTGCAAAAGTATCTGAGGCTGATACTAACTCGCGAATATTGCGTTTGATTTGGCAACCTTCCGGTGGTGAAGTCAAGAACCGGATGCACCAGCATCAAAGAAAAGTCTTTCCAGTCTATTTGGCAATCAAGGCAGTCAGAGGTGCACAATTGCGTGTGGCACATAATCAAACCGTGGAACTGACCTTACTCGTGGCGGCCGGTGCCTTTTTAATATCTGATGTACCAGAAAATAGATAAGATCTTGGTTTTCAAgttttcgggttttttttttctttccgaaTTCATCGCTCCCTCCATACTCGGTACAATATTTGGCTAAGACGAATTGGGTGTTTGGTGTTTTGGACTCACTTTTGTAATGggttttatgaatttttttcgTTTATCTCTTTTCCAGCAATTGAAAACGTGTTTTTAATGACGACTTTATGGAGAAAGAAAATTTAAGCGGGTGGCTTAACTGAACAGTCagatttttaaacaaattacaAAGAAAGCTGATGAGTGTTAGCATACCACTTTTGGATGAACCATGAGGCCGGAAAGTTGAAATTTATGTTGTCGGAAAAGGCGACTAAGAGGATAAAAAATATGCAATTTTAAAAACTTCTTCGGCACCAAAACTCCAATAGCGCCTTAGATAGTGATTGGCCTCACACTTCCTGTCATTGCCTATCGAAAATGGTAGGTGCGCGGTTTTGATGGCAGAAACTCTTaggaccgtgactgctgttatgagagtaaggaggcagagtccagccggctcaaatCTTTAGAGCaagtccgtagcattcacgaaggaaagtagttctcccaccctgcagttggaaatctctctgaggtccttaaTGAATTAtttgcccagtgtccgtagcttgactctagctacaggtgggcaatcgcagaggaagtgcttGAGGCCCCCGCCTTCTTCGCAGTTTCGAAAATGTTAATTGCAAGGTATGTCGAGTCTGgtgacatggtcccctatatgcCCCGTGAAggtcgccgtaatcttgtatgcatttgcacgcgtctggcacaggagctctcgcgatcgggctatgttataagcggaccaaatcctccttgacctagcacaggtggtaagccttcgccatctaagtcCCCCGGCTGCTTAGTAATGCGTCTAGATttcgcccttgacagtcgccagcgagacaccgactgtacccacCGAAGGACTACTAAGAGCAGTGTCTCGCCTAGCCAATCTGTTGCCTCTGTTTCTATGCCTGAATCCCGAATCCTATTAACCTTCGTTCTATTGTGCTttctgctcaaagcctgccaccatcaCCTGCcaatagagccatacgttaAGATTGGACACACCACAGCCGTGAACATCTAGAGAATCATCCTCAGCCAgaaaccccatttctttgcaaaagtttccttgcaggcatagaaggcaatACCCTTGACTTGGTGGAGAATAACATTAGTTCCGTTTTACGACCCACAGGCCCACCTTTGGCAACGCTCCTtctatgatgtcgctcataatgaacGGAAACTTCCCTGACACTAGTATCATTAACTCCTCGGCATACGTCACTACCTTCACCCTTCTGCTGTcaaatattcgcaaaatttcgtttatTACTATTAATTATATTAATGGAGAAATGGCGCACGCCCTGCTTCTGTTCAAAGCTCTGGTCACTCtccaactggattatcctggtttttAGTATTGTTATAATCTAATGCGTAAGATATCCTCCAATCCAACACTGGTCAGAGCTTCCTTACTCCAAGAAGCCAGCTAgagtatattgcttgtaccgcAGTGTGAATTATCTCGTGACGAGCAGTTTCTGGGCATTTTCCTTGCTGGCATGCAGGGACTTAAAgaaggcgttttctccataatcgtcttCTAGTGGAGGTCCAGGACGCGCTCCAACGTCTTCGACAATAAACAGGTGAGGCTGAtttgtcgaaagtccttcgcggactgtggtacgtatcctaaagagatacagctctggTAAATCTAAACAACAacgacacaaccctttcctgctgcttctgtagcatgactggcattatgccatctgggcccggtcATTTATATACGGAGAAACTGCTTATAGACCTGccaatcttatcctcggtaattaccggctTGATAGTCTCGAacggctggggtggccgcataccctccaagcaaggctccgatctctgcggcgagatctagactaaaAAGTATCCACATGTTATCTCagaaggatctctgatcagacactcttcagctctccaccctaagaatcccattgtcggttagtaggttGATattaaggacctcctcccaaccgatACAGTTCTCCGAACTGGGGAAGTGCAagtttggtgtactgcccctattACGCAACGATAagtttgtaataataataaaatgaaagaatgactcacctctctcgttgattttcgagctgccccaaaggtTATGTTTTACATTGGCGCcgtagcctatcaacaggttgactTTCTTTATTGCTATGTGCTCGCCAAATGCTACAATTATTCTCACGGAGCTGATCGGTTGGGAGCCGTGTAATTCGAGGAAATCCTTTGAGAGGAGAGGATACATGTCAGTTCTGTCCTGATCAACGTCGCCTGTGCTGTGGAaccaattaaaatatttgctttggagctcttTGATGGCTCAGTCGCCTCCGACGCCATTAGTGCACTGTCGATGTCTtgctctaggaggaagacatgCAGATTAGCAATGGtgtacttcgagtgctgcagatttatcaaCATTAGTGTCCGTCggatcgtcgatcctcatctccctTGCAAGCGCTCGTGAGCCTTTAGCTGGCTCTGTCTGACCATCACCACGATCGGACCTACGGTAAAAATAGTACAATTGAAAACGAACAGGCTGGCTCGCTCTTCCTCTCAGTAGCAGCGTTAAGAAGTGAGTTCCGACCATATTACTCCACGGTTGTTCCTATTGATCGGTCAGATGCATCGGCTGGCAATTGGGGGAATTGTATCTGCACTGAACGTTTTAGATAAACTATTTGAGTAAACTGCCCTTTATGCACGGGAAAAGCCTTCTCAGAGTTTGGTTTCACACAATGATGGTTGCGTCATTCTCTTTGTTGGCTTTAAAGAAGTTGTGTGTTTGACCCACGGACAAACGGGGTAGATGAATTCATTTACACATAGATTATTGGATTTCCGCAACAGCACGTCAGACTGAAATTAAACAtctccccatcatcagagagctagcctggaaccgtttgtcacattacttcgggctagtcctagAACTCTTCCGTCTTGTGAAGCGCGAATCAGGGAATTGCTTTAACCAACGAAAGGGACATGTTCGTTGAAGGACTCCCCTGTAACCGGTCGAACTCTATCTCGAAgcgcccgaacgtaatgggaaacacgactccacctgttgtctagagagagatTCACTGtgcttaaatagagctgctgacgaatcccatttcaccttccacaagaaaaaaaagtatgatGGGCGCTGTCCACAACTTCATTACAAAACACACAACCCGGAGGTAGGGCGAAAAAAGAGCGCCAGGTTTGCGCACACCgtgagtttgtgtccaccacttcgaaggcaatgtatatACAGGCGCTTGccaaaaagtcttccagaatttgCCACCCATTCATCGGTGGCTATGACGCGAAGGCTACgtttggaatgcttccctcagaGCCctggcgccgaaacgttgaggTGCATCCTGAGTTTAAAACTTCCAGTCCccttctcgccgccatttcgagaattcgtttccttctggagtGTGAGTGGGGCATGTCCCACTTAAGTGCCCAGGCATTGAAGTCAAtctcgaccaggatccgcctgtctgtgcccaagatagcgttCTCCGAAGCATCGAGCTATCGtcgaaagttcggcatcgtctAATTCCGgataagatagacactgaaaaacgttatccttaaacaccgaatccagacaaagccggcCCCTCAGCCTTGGGCAACAACCCTAAGGAGGGTCCGCGACAGGTTGGAGACGTGTGTCCATAATTCAAGCATCTGTAACATGTGGTAGGAGTGAGGCAGTGAAGGTGTTGGATTTCCAAAGGGCACGTGCTGGAAATCAAAGCTTTCTCTTCCAGAAGCTTCTAAGAACGTAGcgttatttgttgtcctcgtaCCTAGTTTGACTAGGACTCCATCACTCCtcattttacgaatggaagggAGTTAtactccgttatcttcgggtttgatcttctaacggatttcactgaggacttccgtaaAAGTCTTGCGAggagagctggcggtctagttgtcctcctcctcacgtattcttttggtgctccgtccttcatgtccgccttaattttaagcagaggtgtTTTCTAATGACGCAGCGTGTTgttgtccctcttcgccttccTCTTTTAAACCGTGaagagagtacctgagtgaagtcttttTCTGATACCCCTtgctcctttcgtttttccaccagttcgctctgcagtgCTGTAGTGTTTTCGTCGGGAGGTGCGGTTATTTCTCCTTCTCGCGGATTTTctgttactctccatgtccacgTATAATTCTGTataggagctcctccagttctatcagcccgtttttcacccctttgctgacgatcgCATGCGTTTTACAACTGCCGCGTATTTCttaatgagcctttcctcttcagctttcgccAAAGTAATCGACAGCGATCCCAGTCGGCTTATAtttgaaaccatttggttagtttcagtAGTTTCCACTGCTCCTTTTTTcacaattatagcactgcgtggtacagTCTGGTGCCCGCCTCCGATGCAGGTGTTGCATTAGTTTGCAAGTTTTCTCCTCTATTTGCGCATCCTGATGCCGGGGTCAATGCAcgttacccgaccagggtcccgaaggtgCTGGTtcttgatacacgccacaactaccagcAGGGCTGGGCTctcatcaccccatcgacatcGACAAGGACCCCTCAGGCAGGggaagaggttgttggaaggctAGGAcgagcatggtgagattaaaaTCTCCAGAGAGGAAGAAAGGGGGAAAGGAATTTGGTAGTGAGGAGTTCCGACAAGCTGTGAAATAATTCTTCGTGCAGGTGTGAAGGGCTAGCGCAGGAGACGAAGATACAAGATACTACAAACGGTGGGATTTAGGCGGGGAGACACGTGTGGTGCGCTAGGGAAGGTAAAGACGAGTTTGGCGGAGTTGATCTTtcattgcaattaggaccccaccagCAGTGGACTAATACTACGCAGTGAGGTTCATTTCGCAGCGGAAATGAAATATCTTCTGAGGAGCTCAGAGTTCAGCATATTTACATCAAGCCAAATCAGATTTCAGAACCTGCGCGGATATATTGAAAGCCCCCAGCTGGGTTCTTAAACCCCTTTCATTCTGagaaaacaggcagacagagaaCACAGAACTAGTTACAATAATCGGCGAGACGGGCAGGGTGCTCCTAAATTGCTACCCTTGTACTGCTTAATAAACACAtattcaggccagaaagaaggattgCCGATTGTGTCACATTCGATGTGCTGTCGCATCAGCTCGGGTGGCCTCACATCGGACTGATTTTTTTTGGTAGTAGTGGCCTCCTATAATTTTCCTCCATTTATCTCTTGCCTAATAAAAATCAAGATATTCAATTCAAAGTGCTTTAAAACTCTGGCTGCGCTCTCACTATAGTCAATACAAAAAAATTGAAGCAAGAAACATATTGGACTGCAAATTCAGTGTACCCccttaaaatataaattttaatacAGATGTACAGCATCTTTTGGACCATGTTCATCGATAGAAGGGAGATTTGTTGAAGCATCCAAAAACAGATTTATCTGGATTTCAATGAGTGATTTCAACAGGTTTTCTTCTagcaaacatttttggcagttttTCATTAGTATAAATAGAAGAAACGGATTCGCTAAACAGCAACAGAGTACTAACGGTAATCAAAGAGATAACCCATCTTTACTTGACTCCGAAAAGAACTGAATCGTGAATTGACAAAATGAAATTCGCCGTAAGTGTTATCTGGAATAATCAAGTGTTGttcatttcaaatgaaattgaaagtgcaaaaaaaaaaattattcaaaaaaaaagatagataaaATATGGTGATCGTAATCGGAGTTTTCATCTAATTGGATTATTTTAGATTGTCTTAGCTTGTGTCATCGCAGTAGTGTGTGCTGCTGAGGAGCCCATCCCAATTCTTCGAGCAGAATCTTCTGTTAATCCTGATGGATCTTACCAATACGCCTATGAGACCGGTAATGGAATAGCAGGTCAAGAACAGGGTGCCCTCAAGAACCCTGATACCCTTGTGAGTTTCAATTTCTTGTGCATAGATTGTCTGATCTTTAAGAATACTTTGTGATTGACTGCATTGAATGTTTCAGGCTGCCCAAGGATCTTTCTCGTACACTGCCCCCGAAGGTGAACAAATTTCACTCCAATACGTAGCCGATGAAAATGGATTCCAGCCAAGCGGTAGCCATCTCCCAACCCCACCACCAATTCCAGAGGCCATCCAAAGGGCTTTGGCTTACTTGGCCACCGCTCCACCATACGTAGAAAAGGAGAACCATTAGGAGGTTCCCACAGTTTTTACAATGACTTTGTTAATGTTTaaggaaaattataaataaaagacAGTCATACATAACCATCTGTGTTGTTTCctctttcaattattattattctgataagggaaagtcgcactgcgtccttgaagaactattctgCGTCTTTTACTGGTCATAGTGTACCTatcgatcatagtatctcaagcaggcctgtaaccgttaggaactttagtagttccccacttccagatctttcagctttgcatctagtattaagtgttctcccagatgtctcgaccctgtgtggagttgccaaatctcctatcaggcgcgtcccttcgtgcggataagggaatgctcggcgaatgtgtcatgggcatgcacatgcacgcatccgaagttgtgcgtgtatgggcatgcttatgcgcaggccgggtaggtgggaagtgaacgcccacccgtggataaaaattggctatgggaaggacacccagaaattaaaccaaatatggaagaggagaaaagtagtttttttacggtgcagggcttcggaaacccagtgccggcggtttttgggagtgagcaagcgggctccc is a window encoding:
- the LOC119646129 gene encoding uncharacterized protein LOC119646129; protein product: MPRQKFAIADLTCPVLRKLLRDRELRSAGRKSDLVKRLIDSEGSDEIELSDNEIEDNDDDLRQTVSALVENVASIMAAIKNGQVGVPPVPPVPPVPSAVLPQDDDAIAEAHHQRTPFNITAPTHSTAFGDIEPTLRQRNETMTSTRQPTAEYVFQPRDVIGILPTFNPFDDVSPSAEQFIDRIEKLAQVYHWEEYLVLFAAQAKLKGPAKRWIDGLQTTFATWEEFSKALIADFPSRFTTEDMRQRLDSSRRAHNETIEEYFFRVCAMGRRAKLDDETIVYYIRRGLCMKPLQTAIATMHFNTPSEMLVAIPRFVANDPGTNDSSNSVRGERTNILRSPPLLNAANQSSRLCYNCFERGHLSLNCPKPQPRRRCVKCNRTGHVQNDCPTAARTEANRRETINPIAQHTDNKLLTKPVEIGDDEFECIVDSASSCSLIRQSEAQRIGQIKQFEPAQ
- the LOC119658703 gene encoding endocuticle structural glycoprotein SgAbd-8-like → MKFAIVLACVIAVVCAAEEPIPILRAESSVNPDGSYQYAYETGNGIAGQEQGALKNPDTLAAQGSFSYTAPEGEQISLQYVADENGFQPSGSHLPTPPPIPEAIQRALAYLATAPPYVEKENH